One window of uncultured Erythrobacter sp. genomic DNA carries:
- a CDS encoding glutathione S-transferase C-terminal domain-containing protein: MTYTLYGMAGSLYTARARSYMRVNAVPFTEVKAGSEEFTGTIVPQIRRWIIPVVETPDGAIIQDGADIIDHLDGAGFSKHPIYPDDPHVLAVAHLFELFGSHGLLRAAMHYRWNFDDVNLPFLRDTFRDVLPTGLPEEAEEAAFLHASGRMRKAAQLFGVNPDTYALVEESYQQFLALMERHLRTHPFILGGHPTIADYGLIGAMYAHLGRDPAPLHLMQTTAPSVFRWVERMNMAETFVDARVANAGDALFAGADLPGTLTAIMEFIAEDYLGEISAHVEHTNAWLGEHGEIETGSPTNNKSMKSGIGLAPFNWRGASIATVVIPYRFWLLQRLQDAVERQSASDQAAINTLFDKHGLAPMLSLRTARRIERKDNQEVWGAAV; encoded by the coding sequence TTGACTTACACCCTCTACGGCATGGCAGGCTCTCTCTACACCGCACGGGCGCGGTCTTACATGCGCGTCAACGCGGTGCCCTTTACCGAGGTGAAGGCGGGGAGCGAGGAGTTCACCGGCACGATCGTCCCGCAGATCAGGCGCTGGATCATTCCTGTGGTCGAGACACCAGACGGCGCGATCATTCAGGATGGCGCGGATATTATCGACCACCTCGATGGCGCTGGCTTTAGCAAGCACCCGATCTATCCAGATGACCCGCATGTGCTCGCTGTCGCGCATCTGTTCGAATTGTTCGGATCACACGGATTGCTGCGCGCCGCGATGCATTACCGCTGGAATTTCGATGATGTGAATCTCCCTTTCCTGCGCGACACTTTCCGCGATGTGCTGCCTACCGGCCTGCCCGAAGAGGCTGAGGAAGCCGCGTTTCTCCATGCCAGTGGGCGGATGCGCAAGGCCGCGCAATTGTTCGGCGTCAATCCCGATACCTACGCTCTGGTGGAGGAAAGCTACCAGCAGTTCCTCGCGCTGATGGAGCGGCATCTGCGCACCCACCCCTTCATCCTAGGCGGACATCCGACCATTGCCGATTACGGGTTGATCGGGGCGATGTATGCGCATCTGGGCCGCGACCCCGCACCGCTTCACCTGATGCAGACCACAGCGCCCAGCGTGTTCCGCTGGGTCGAACGGATGAACATGGCGGAGACGTTCGTGGATGCGCGCGTGGCCAATGCGGGTGATGCGCTGTTTGCAGGTGCTGATCTTCCCGGCACTCTGACGGCGATCATGGAATTCATTGCCGAGGATTACCTTGGCGAGATCAGCGCCCATGTCGAGCACACCAATGCGTGGCTTGGCGAACATGGCGAGATCGAAACCGGATCACCGACCAACAACAAGTCGATGAAGAGCGGCATCGGCCTAGCGCCTTTCAATTGGCGCGGTGCCTCGATTGCGACTGTCGTGATCCCCTATCGCTTTTGGCTGCTGCAACGCTTGCAGGATGCAGTGGAGCGCCAGTCAGCCTCCGATCAGGCCGCGATCAACACGCTCTTTGACAAGCACGGCCTCGCACCGATGCTGAGCCTGCGCACCGCGCGGCGGATCGAGCGTAAGGACAATCAGGAAGTGTGGGGCGCGGCGGTTTAA
- a CDS encoding TonB-dependent receptor gives MNSFNFGSSKIALASAVGLGLAAMPGMAQAQTSDADEAVQTDDSVIIVTATRRAQDVQDIPLAVTAVSPAELERQAVVNVTQVSQVSPSFSSSNAQNSGGTVVLRIRGVGTTSNNIGFESAVGVFIDGAYQSRPAVALSEFVDVERLEVLRGPQGTLFGRNTSAGALNITTRRPDLNEFGGFVNASYGNYDMYSVQGAVNAPLVQDTLAARFSGAYRKRDGFVRVIDESGEIGRTNEIDQFLVRGQLGYESEGGIRARFIFDYSEVNGNCCAPVEVLKSPLETGGVFGLAGLGLAGGQLVPAATTPNNNQELDAALDGLTASQTFAQTSNLDQWGASLELEIPLGDAADLIYIGSYRDFHSESDSDSDFTTLDLFETGRGPAGVADGTDITTMTHELRIQGEALGGSLEWLVGAYYSDEEIDSTAFASLGSQWDQFVGALLLPSTGGVFGPAPLSLFSGGASPTGTSSTNRFVQESESWSVFTHNTLEIADGFKATIGLRYSDESKDGAFEQLASNPGACSGIVSNILGAPQNGAPSIPGALVPTILITGCFPFVAPADLPASAFLPLPRSFDGTFNDSELIYTGKLAYEFAAPVNVYASFTHGYKSGGFNLDATAAIGGADPRFASEEVDAYEIGMKARLLDNAVTLNVALFHEEFSNFQVLEFTGAQFQTFNVPKAESTGFEIESQIRPSRELNINLGVTYTDAEYPGDCATQADALRVQNLCGAPLTNAPQIVGIMGATWTKEINDDLQFVLNGQVRMEDDRRTSTQPSTPPTTPAQLGNTPLLPFDIQDSNTKINLRAGIGQIDGGWGIEAWVTNLTDEVTRGVTFSTTLRSGSRSAFPQEPRMYGITLRGEF, from the coding sequence TTGAATTCATTTAACTTTGGCAGCTCGAAGATCGCACTGGCCAGCGCAGTTGGTCTCGGCCTTGCAGCGATGCCCGGCATGGCGCAGGCGCAAACGAGTGATGCGGATGAAGCGGTCCAGACCGATGACAGCGTCATTATCGTGACGGCGACCCGCCGCGCGCAGGACGTGCAAGACATTCCTCTGGCTGTGACCGCAGTCAGCCCGGCAGAGCTGGAGCGGCAGGCGGTCGTCAACGTGACTCAAGTCAGTCAGGTCAGCCCGAGTTTCTCCAGCTCCAACGCGCAAAATTCGGGCGGTACGGTCGTGCTGCGAATTCGCGGCGTGGGCACGACCTCCAACAATATCGGATTTGAAAGCGCGGTCGGTGTTTTCATCGACGGCGCCTATCAGTCGCGCCCCGCTGTCGCTCTGTCAGAGTTTGTCGATGTCGAGCGGCTTGAGGTTCTTCGCGGACCGCAGGGCACTCTGTTCGGCCGCAACACTTCGGCTGGTGCGCTTAACATCACCACACGGCGTCCCGATCTCAACGAATTCGGCGGCTTCGTGAATGCCAGTTACGGCAATTATGACATGTATTCGGTGCAGGGCGCAGTGAATGCGCCGCTGGTGCAGGATACTTTGGCTGCGCGCTTTAGCGGTGCCTATCGCAAGCGCGACGGCTTTGTTCGCGTGATCGACGAAAGCGGCGAGATTGGCCGGACCAACGAGATCGACCAGTTCCTCGTTCGCGGTCAGCTTGGCTATGAAAGCGAAGGCGGCATCCGCGCCCGTTTCATCTTCGATTATTCGGAAGTGAACGGCAATTGCTGTGCGCCGGTCGAAGTGCTCAAGTCACCGCTGGAAACCGGCGGAGTATTTGGACTCGCTGGCCTCGGTCTGGCGGGCGGACAGCTTGTTCCGGCGGCTACCACGCCCAACAACAATCAAGAACTGGATGCCGCGCTCGACGGTCTGACCGCTTCGCAGACCTTCGCGCAGACCAGCAATCTCGATCAATGGGGTGCTTCGCTGGAGCTGGAAATCCCGCTCGGCGATGCAGCTGACCTTATCTATATCGGCTCCTATCGCGACTTCCATTCGGAGAGCGATTCAGATTCCGACTTCACCACGCTCGACCTGTTCGAAACCGGCCGTGGCCCTGCAGGCGTTGCTGACGGAACTGACATCACCACGATGACGCACGAACTGCGCATTCAGGGTGAAGCGCTCGGTGGCAGCCTCGAATGGCTGGTCGGTGCTTACTATTCCGATGAGGAAATCGACTCGACCGCCTTTGCATCGCTTGGTTCGCAATGGGACCAGTTTGTTGGCGCGTTGCTGCTTCCTTCGACAGGCGGAGTGTTCGGTCCGGCTCCACTTTCTCTGTTCTCTGGCGGCGCAAGTCCTACCGGCACAAGCTCGACCAACCGCTTTGTTCAGGAAAGCGAGAGCTGGTCGGTCTTCACCCACAACACGCTCGAAATCGCGGACGGCTTCAAAGCCACGATCGGCCTGCGCTATTCGGATGAAAGCAAAGATGGCGCATTTGAGCAGCTTGCTTCCAACCCCGGCGCATGTTCCGGCATTGTGAGCAATATTCTAGGCGCTCCCCAAAACGGTGCTCCGTCGATCCCGGGCGCGTTGGTGCCGACGATCCTGATCACCGGCTGCTTCCCGTTCGTTGCGCCGGCGGATCTGCCTGCGTCGGCCTTCCTCCCACTGCCGCGCTCATTCGATGGCACGTTCAACGATAGCGAGCTGATCTATACCGGTAAGCTGGCCTATGAATTTGCCGCTCCGGTGAATGTCTATGCCAGCTTCACCCACGGCTATAAGTCGGGGGGTTTCAACCTTGATGCGACCGCTGCGATTGGCGGCGCGGATCCGCGCTTCGCTTCGGAAGAGGTCGATGCCTACGAAATCGGCATGAAGGCGCGTCTGCTCGACAATGCCGTGACGCTGAATGTCGCGCTGTTCCACGAAGAATTCTCGAACTTCCAGGTTCTCGAATTCACTGGAGCGCAGTTCCAGACCTTCAACGTGCCCAAGGCGGAATCGACCGGCTTCGAAATCGAATCCCAGATCCGTCCGAGCCGCGAGCTCAACATCAATCTGGGTGTGACCTACACCGATGCCGAATATCCAGGCGATTGCGCCACGCAGGCAGACGCTCTGCGGGTTCAGAACCTGTGCGGCGCTCCGCTGACCAACGCTCCGCAGATCGTTGGTATCATGGGTGCGACATGGACGAAGGAGATCAATGACGATCTGCAATTCGTCCTCAACGGTCAGGTCCGTATGGAGGATGATCGCCGGACGTCGACGCAGCCTTCGACCCCGCCAACCACACCTGCTCAGCTGGGCAACACGCCGCTGCTGCCGTTCGACATTCAGGACAGCAACACCAAGATCAATCTGCGCGCCGGTATCGGCCAGATCGATGGCGGCTGGGGTATCGAGGCCTGGGTGACGAACCTCACCGACGAAGTGACGCGCGGTGTGACATTCAGCACCACGCTGCGCAGCGGTTCGCGTTCGGCCTTCCCGCAAGAGCCGCGCATGTACGGCATCACGCTTCGCGGAGAGTTCTAA
- a CDS encoding alpha/beta fold hydrolase has product MGEMKRIGIWAGLFAIGLAGCSAEEQYDPHTIGDSTLSEFYEYSDALPDQPGQLLRQEPLEAKQSLDNAAVNVRLLYSSTEGLEGEAIVPVSGVLYLPDGEAPEGGWPLMAWTHGTVGIADICAPSYNGRQSQDEDYINRFLAEGYAVVASDYQGLGTKGTHPYLATQAASHSNLDIIRAVTGGEFPVGKRVVLFGQSQGAGAAIASADYAATYAPEIDIAGVLATGAPYLSPRVVAAMERLQQPDRIDPLLGYTFLGMTLVEQVDPQFRMRDYITDEAWPIASRVKDACYAEIKDLVVEAELTRAMSFSQSPNDAMRQGFALMGYPTLNITAPIFLGTGGLDRDTPPAMQASLMQDLCEAGSRVTAHYYPDLDHRAVVPHSPVDSIPFVKAAFEGADLPGNCDAIPIPLTQ; this is encoded by the coding sequence ATGGGCGAGATGAAGCGGATCGGAATTTGGGCTGGATTATTCGCAATTGGCTTGGCCGGATGCTCTGCTGAAGAGCAATATGATCCCCATACAATCGGCGACAGCACACTTTCCGAATTCTACGAATATTCTGATGCTCTGCCTGACCAGCCGGGACAATTGCTGCGGCAAGAACCGCTGGAGGCCAAGCAATCGCTCGACAATGCGGCGGTAAATGTGCGGCTGCTCTATTCTTCGACCGAAGGGCTGGAGGGCGAAGCGATCGTGCCGGTTTCCGGCGTGCTTTACCTGCCCGACGGAGAAGCTCCCGAAGGCGGATGGCCGCTGATGGCATGGACCCACGGCACAGTCGGGATCGCCGATATTTGCGCGCCTTCCTATAATGGACGTCAGTCGCAGGATGAGGATTACATCAACCGCTTCCTCGCAGAAGGGTATGCGGTGGTCGCCTCCGATTATCAGGGGCTGGGGACCAAAGGCACGCACCCCTATCTTGCAACGCAGGCTGCTTCGCACAGCAATCTCGACATCATTCGCGCGGTGACCGGCGGCGAGTTTCCGGTTGGCAAGCGGGTGGTGCTGTTTGGCCAATCGCAAGGGGCAGGTGCCGCGATTGCCAGCGCGGATTACGCTGCCACTTACGCGCCCGAGATCGACATTGCCGGTGTGCTCGCGACCGGCGCGCCCTATCTGTCGCCGCGTGTGGTCGCCGCGATGGAGCGGCTTCAGCAGCCGGACCGGATTGATCCGCTGCTCGGCTACACATTCCTCGGCATGACACTGGTCGAGCAAGTCGATCCGCAGTTCCGCATGCGCGACTATATCACAGATGAGGCTTGGCCGATTGCGAGCCGGGTCAAGGATGCCTGCTATGCCGAAATCAAGGATCTGGTGGTCGAGGCTGAGCTGACCCGCGCGATGTCATTCTCGCAATCTCCCAATGATGCCATGCGTCAGGGCTTTGCGCTGATGGGCTATCCTACCCTAAACATCACAGCGCCGATCTTCCTCGGCACAGGCGGACTTGATCGCGACACGCCGCCGGCAATGCAGGCGAGCCTGATGCAAGACCTTTGCGAAGCGGGCAGCCGTGTGACAGCGCATTACTATCCCGATCTCGACCACCGTGCGGTGGTTCCCCATTCGCCGGTCGACAGCATTCCCTTTGTCAAAGCGGCGTTTGAAGGGGCCGATCTGCCGGGCAATTGCGACGCGATCCCGATACCGCTCACGCAATAA
- a CDS encoding GGDEF domain-containing protein: protein MQTQILGLVTPLMALFFAAAFVVLWRVGRMKRHVLGFGIAFALSAIGYLVTHFTPADAPYVFHATQVFYSLGSVVMIASVCERAGQRLHLGSMAFVYVVTALVLGVAVSFSDDVASRLIIVNMGYGVMFAMGVTTLLTAPRRTVIDLLIIAVMVFQAADFLIRPTLTLLFEQSIPAAAYRESLYYSLIGLVLAVKGITNALVLIGATIVEWTNSLRESSERDVLTKLHNRASFEDVMRDLLPRAQTEGRPLSLVVADIDHFKQVNDIWGHQAGDLALAGFGELIGKMVRGCDTAGRVGGEEFCIAVWNCENAPAHRLAERIRQSFAALEHDGLNDDIRLTASFGVATARDGETYEHLFSRADQALYRAKSSGRDRVENAEERRLEEALVDAKPNLIDVKRAAAGR from the coding sequence ATGCAGACGCAGATACTAGGACTGGTAACACCGCTGATGGCGCTGTTTTTTGCAGCTGCGTTTGTGGTGCTTTGGCGAGTGGGACGCATGAAGCGCCACGTGCTTGGTTTTGGTATTGCCTTCGCGCTGTCTGCTATTGGCTATCTCGTCACCCATTTTACGCCCGCCGATGCGCCTTACGTCTTTCACGCAACGCAGGTTTTTTACAGCCTGGGTTCGGTTGTGATGATTGCTTCGGTTTGCGAACGCGCCGGGCAGCGGCTGCATCTGGGCAGCATGGCTTTTGTATATGTCGTCACCGCGCTCGTTCTGGGGGTCGCGGTAAGCTTTTCTGACGATGTCGCCTCGCGCCTGATCATCGTCAATATGGGCTATGGAGTGATGTTTGCGATGGGTGTGACCACCCTGCTTACTGCTCCGCGCCGGACAGTCATCGACTTGTTGATCATTGCGGTGATGGTGTTTCAGGCGGCCGATTTTCTGATCCGCCCGACGCTGACCTTGCTGTTTGAACAATCGATCCCTGCGGCGGCCTACCGGGAATCGCTCTATTATTCGCTGATCGGGCTGGTTCTTGCGGTGAAGGGCATCACCAACGCGCTGGTGCTGATCGGGGCAACCATTGTGGAATGGACCAACAGCCTGCGCGAAAGCAGCGAACGCGATGTGCTCACCAAATTGCACAACCGTGCCTCGTTCGAAGACGTTATGCGCGACCTTCTACCGCGCGCACAAACCGAAGGGCGCCCGCTTAGTCTGGTGGTCGCCGATATCGACCACTTCAAACAGGTGAACGATATCTGGGGGCATCAGGCCGGCGATCTGGCGCTTGCAGGATTTGGCGAACTTATCGGCAAGATGGTGCGCGGATGCGACACGGCAGGCCGGGTGGGCGGCGAGGAGTTTTGTATCGCGGTCTGGAACTGCGAAAACGCGCCCGCGCATCGCCTGGCCGAGCGGATCAGGCAGTCCTTTGCCGCGCTCGAACATGACGGCCTCAACGATGATATCCGCCTCACGGCAAGCTTTGGCGTGGCGACAGCGCGTGACGGCGAAACTTACGAGCATCTCTTCTCGCGGGCTGACCAAGCGCTTTACCGCGCCAAATCAAGTGGCCGTGACCGGGTTGAAAACGCCGAGGAACGGCGTTTGGAAGAGGCGCTGGTCGATGCCAAGCCAAACCTCATCGACGTGAAGCGCGCGGCTGCTGGCCGGTAG
- a CDS encoding serine hydrolase domain-containing protein yields the protein MQFRGRVSSHSSSENFDEASPTGGYVAEGFEPVAHAFQASILSGEALGAACTIIHHGETLVDLHGGWKDTSRSNRWNESDIALVYSLTKGLTGMAAAVAVSRGLFSYDEPVADIWPEFAAHGKGAVTVGEALSEQAGLAAIDFKLTLDNIGDEEAICAAIAAQKPNWTPGDYSGNHAYTLGWIASELIHRRDPAGRRLPQFFAEEIAGPLGQDVFVGLPDTFDRSRIARIDGFGMADLFIHHTTMPWPLTFEMCLPETLAFRTLNNPLVLAGPGALDNEAFWRVGQGAAGGMASARGLAALYYAFAEGGEKLGVTPEVMATLSKGHSYPCKGLKDQVLTADMYYSYGFEKPFSEWEYARTHSAFGSFAVGGSLAFCDPEDGLAYAWITNKLGTGKWDDPREKLVRDAFYACLENRS from the coding sequence ATGCAGTTTCGGGGTCGAGTTTCTTCTCATTCATCATCGGAAAACTTCGATGAAGCTTCTCCAACCGGCGGCTATGTCGCGGAAGGTTTTGAGCCGGTCGCCCATGCGTTTCAGGCCTCCATCCTTTCCGGCGAGGCTTTGGGTGCGGCTTGCACGATCATCCATCACGGCGAGACATTGGTCGATCTGCATGGCGGCTGGAAAGACACCTCCCGCTCCAATCGCTGGAACGAGAGCGACATCGCGCTCGTCTATTCGCTCACCAAAGGCCTTACCGGCATGGCGGCCGCGGTCGCGGTATCGCGCGGTCTGTTTTCCTATGACGAGCCGGTGGCCGACATCTGGCCCGAATTTGCAGCCCACGGCAAGGGGGCCGTTACCGTTGGCGAGGCTCTGTCCGAGCAGGCGGGACTGGCAGCAATCGACTTCAAACTCACGCTCGACAATATCGGCGATGAGGAAGCGATCTGCGCCGCCATTGCAGCGCAGAAACCCAACTGGACGCCCGGCGACTATTCGGGGAACCACGCCTATACGCTGGGCTGGATTGCCAGTGAACTGATCCATCGTCGCGATCCGGCCGGACGCCGCCTGCCGCAATTCTTTGCCGAGGAAATCGCGGGCCCGCTGGGACAAGACGTCTTCGTCGGCCTTCCCGACACATTCGACCGCAGCCGGATCGCGCGGATCGACGGGTTCGGCATGGCGGATCTCTTCATCCACCACACAACCATGCCATGGCCGCTCACATTCGAGATGTGCCTGCCTGAGACTCTGGCCTTCCGCACTCTCAACAACCCGCTGGTGCTCGCCGGACCCGGAGCGCTCGATAACGAGGCGTTCTGGCGGGTCGGGCAAGGCGCAGCGGGCGGAATGGCCTCTGCGCGCGGCCTTGCCGCATTGTATTACGCCTTTGCTGAAGGCGGCGAAAAACTGGGCGTCACGCCTGAAGTCATGGCCACCCTTTCCAAAGGGCATTCCTACCCGTGCAAGGGTCTGAAAGATCAGGTTCTGACCGCCGACATGTATTATTCCTACGGCTTCGAAAAGCCCTTCAGCGAATGGGAATATGCCCGCACACACAGCGCATTCGGCAGCTTTGCGGTCGGCGGCTCGCTCGCCTTTTGCGACCCGGAAGACGGGCTCGCTTACGCATGGATCACCAACAAACTCGGCACCGGCAAGTGGGATGACCCGCGCGAGAAACTGGTCCGCGATGCCTTTTACGCTTGTCTGGAGAACCGCTCATGA
- a CDS encoding metallophosphoesterase, translating to MSIRHVVLSDLHLGARDSLLTHVHGDGAIAEGPSEVLAAFANGLRETLGDQERPQLVLLGDALDLGLSPFGDVSKSFLQLLDACFPAGGPDLFNREIIYIAGNHDHHLWRIAQDNGFLTQLESGKIPGDLDSVTDIFGTPSHRCRLMESLLLHRPHLHDASVKIAYPNWGIADQQSGRAVVMHHGHYLDGMYRALSNVRGFLEDGEARPATMRQLEQENGPWIDFLWSDLGSAGEVGSEVGSLYGTMLSAGASHDFAEGIARRITGGLHAKLGINPKMPLKYGVTLDNLIRAAVDLTAGRAAERQRDGYGHVLGEEEIADIGWYLGTPMAHQMRQELGDVPRELSFVFGHTHKPFQDELLVDGFDVPVGIFNTGGWVLDEPTLMPVQGCAAMLVSDELEVASLRLFNDPTDGTMAPVRVEGSGRANRLADETAEAVSRASAHWTDFSNIVHERIVEEADKRTRHLLEASNEELREAAE from the coding sequence ATGAGCATTCGTCACGTCGTTCTATCCGACCTCCATCTGGGCGCGCGCGACAGCCTGCTAACCCATGTCCATGGCGACGGCGCTATCGCAGAGGGGCCATCCGAAGTGCTGGCCGCCTTTGCCAATGGCCTGCGTGAAACTTTGGGCGATCAGGAGCGCCCGCAGCTTGTCCTGCTTGGCGATGCGCTGGACCTTGGCCTGTCACCTTTTGGCGATGTGTCGAAGAGCTTTCTGCAACTGCTCGACGCCTGCTTTCCCGCCGGTGGCCCGGACCTTTTCAACCGCGAGATCATTTATATCGCGGGCAATCACGACCATCATCTGTGGCGGATCGCGCAGGATAACGGCTTTCTGACGCAGCTCGAAAGCGGGAAAATCCCGGGCGATCTGGATTCGGTGACCGATATCTTCGGCACGCCTTCGCATCGCTGCCGCCTGATGGAATCGCTGCTGCTGCACCGCCCGCATCTGCACGATGCTTCGGTCAAGATTGCTTACCCCAACTGGGGCATCGCCGATCAGCAAAGCGGCCGTGCAGTCGTCATGCATCACGGCCATTATCTCGACGGCATGTACCGCGCGCTGTCCAATGTGCGCGGATTCCTCGAAGACGGCGAAGCGCGCCCTGCAACCATGCGCCAGCTGGAGCAGGAAAACGGCCCGTGGATCGACTTTCTCTGGTCCGATCTCGGCAGTGCCGGTGAAGTGGGCAGTGAGGTTGGCTCGCTCTACGGCACGATGCTGAGCGCGGGCGCGAGCCATGACTTTGCTGAAGGCATCGCGCGCCGGATCACCGGCGGGCTTCACGCGAAGCTTGGTATCAATCCGAAGATGCCGCTCAAATACGGCGTCACTCTCGACAATCTCATCCGCGCCGCAGTCGACCTCACCGCAGGACGCGCGGCGGAGCGCCAGCGCGATGGCTATGGCCATGTGCTGGGCGAGGAGGAGATCGCGGATATTGGCTGGTATCTAGGCACGCCGATGGCGCATCAGATGCGGCAGGAATTGGGCGATGTGCCGCGCGAATTGTCGTTCGTCTTCGGCCACACGCACAAGCCGTTTCAGGACGAGCTTTTGGTCGATGGCTTCGACGTGCCTGTCGGCATCTTCAACACCGGCGGCTGGGTGCTCGACGAGCCGACTTTGATGCCGGTCCAGGGCTGCGCGGCGATGCTGGTTTCCGATGAATTGGAAGTCGCTTCGCTGCGCCTGTTCAACGATCCGACCGATGGCACAATGGCACCCGTGCGCGTTGAAGGCAGCGGGCGGGCCAACCGCCTCGCCGACGAAACAGCCGAGGCGGTCAGCCGCGCCAGCGCTCACTGGACGGATTTCTCAAATATCGTCCACGAACGCATCGTCGAGGAAGCGGACAAGCGCACCCGGCATTTGCTCGAAGCATCCAATGAAGAGCTGCGGGAGGCGGCAGAATGA